A part of Amycolatopsis lurida genomic DNA contains:
- the mihF gene encoding integration host factor, actinobacterial type: MALPQLTEEQRAAALEKAAAARRIRAELKERLKRGGTTLVDVLKQAEENEVLGKMKVSALLEALPGVGKVRAQQTMERLEIAPSRRLRGLGDRQRKALLAEFSGE, from the coding sequence GTGGCACTTCCCCAGCTGACAGAGGAACAGCGCGCTGCGGCGCTGGAGAAGGCCGCCGCCGCCCGCCGCATCCGTGCTGAGCTGAAGGAGCGGCTGAAGCGGGGCGGTACCACTCTGGTCGACGTGTTGAAGCAGGCCGAGGAGAACGAAGTCCTCGGCAAGATGAAGGTCTCGGCTCTGCTCGAGGCTCTTCCGGGCGTCGGCAAGGTCCGTGCCCAGCAGACCATGGAACGACTGGAGATCGCACCCAGCCGTCGTCTTCGCGGCCTCGGCGACCGGCAGCGCAAGGCGCTGCTGGCCGAATTCAGCGGCGAGTGA
- the rpoZ gene encoding DNA-directed RNA polymerase subunit omega gives MTTQATLHEELEGITNPPIDDLLEKVSSKYALVIYSAKRARQINDYYAQLGEGLLEYVGPLVEPGPREKPLSIALREIHGGLLEHTEGE, from the coding sequence GTGACGACTCAGGCCACGCTGCACGAAGAGCTCGAAGGCATCACCAACCCGCCCATCGACGACCTCCTCGAGAAGGTCAGCTCGAAGTACGCGCTGGTGATCTACTCGGCCAAGCGCGCTCGCCAGATCAACGACTACTACGCCCAGCTGGGCGAAGGCCTGCTGGAGTACGTCGGCCCGCTGGTCGAGCCGGGCCCGCGCGAGAAGCCGCTGTCCATCGCCCTGCGCGAGATCCACGGCGGCCTGCTCGAGCACACCGAGGGTGAATAA
- the fmt gene encoding methionyl-tRNA formyltransferase, which translates to MRLVFAGTPEPAVPSLRALLASEQHEVVAVVTRPDAQAGRGRRVVRSPIGALADEHGIEVLTPPKASDPAFLARLAEIAPDACPVVAYGALLPQAALDIPAHGWVNLHFSLLPAWRGAAPVQAAIRAGDEITGASTFRIVKELDAGPVFGVVTEQIADTDTAGELLARLAESGAKLLVSTMDGIADGTLRAVEQTGDGVTYAPKVTVEDARVSFADPATAVDRQIRAVTPEPGAWAEFRGERLKLGPVTVADEPGPPPGELVVERKRVLVGTASKPVRLGEVQAQGKKRMAATDWARGTRIEQGERLQ; encoded by the coding sequence ATGCGCCTCGTCTTCGCCGGCACCCCCGAACCCGCCGTCCCGTCACTGCGCGCGCTCTTGGCGTCCGAGCAGCACGAGGTCGTCGCCGTCGTGACCCGCCCGGACGCCCAGGCCGGCCGCGGCCGCCGGGTGGTCCGATCGCCGATCGGCGCGCTGGCCGACGAGCACGGGATCGAGGTGCTGACCCCGCCGAAGGCGAGTGACCCCGCGTTCCTCGCCCGGCTCGCGGAGATCGCGCCCGACGCGTGCCCGGTGGTCGCGTACGGGGCGTTGCTGCCCCAGGCCGCGCTGGACATCCCGGCGCACGGCTGGGTCAACCTGCACTTCTCGCTGCTGCCCGCGTGGCGTGGCGCCGCGCCGGTCCAGGCCGCGATCCGCGCCGGGGACGAGATCACCGGTGCCTCGACCTTCCGCATCGTCAAGGAACTCGACGCCGGACCGGTCTTCGGCGTGGTCACCGAGCAGATCGCCGACACCGACACCGCCGGGGAGCTGCTCGCCAGGCTGGCGGAGTCGGGGGCGAAGCTGCTCGTGTCCACGATGGACGGAATCGCCGACGGAACGCTGCGCGCGGTGGAGCAGACCGGCGACGGAGTGACCTACGCCCCCAAGGTGACCGTCGAGGACGCGCGGGTCTCGTTCGCCGACCCGGCCACCGCCGTCGACCGGCAGATCCGCGCGGTCACGCCGGAACCGGGCGCTTGGGCGGAGTTCCGGGGCGAGCGGCTGAAGCTCGGCCCCGTGACGGTCGCCGACGAGCCGGGCCCTCCGCCCGGCGAACTGGTCGTGGAGCGCAAGCGGGTCCTGGTCGGCACGGCGTCGAAGCCGGTGCGGCTGGGCGAGGTGCAGGCGCAGGGGAAGAAGCGGATGGCGGCCACCGACTGGGCGCGCGGTACGAGGATCGAACAAGGAGAGCGCCTGCAGTGA
- the coaBC gene encoding bifunctional phosphopantothenoylcysteine decarboxylase/phosphopantothenate--cysteine ligase CoaBC: MNKPRVVLGVGGGIAAYKACEVLRGLTESGHDVRVVPTEAALNFVGAATFEALSGNPVHTGVFTEVPEVQHVRVGKEADLVIVVPATANLLAKAAHGIADDLLTNTLLTARCPVAFFPAMHTEMWEHPATRDNVALLRSRGLVVAEPAAGRLTGKDTGKGRLADPAEIVDLARLLLAVPKALPRDLEGVRVAISAGGTREPLDPVRYLGNRSSGKQGYALARVAAQRGAEVTLVAAHTVALPEPAGAKVVHVSTAEEMRRAMHAEAASADVLVMAAAVADFRPSNQADHKIKKSDDTPDPVVELARNADILAELVRNRANGQVVVGFAAETGDDKGSVLDHARVKLKRKGADLLVVNAVGEGKAFGTEDNSGWLLGADGTEIPIPLGAKAELASTLWDAVVTLMKR, from the coding sequence GTGAATAAGCCCCGCGTCGTACTGGGCGTGGGTGGCGGGATCGCCGCCTACAAGGCCTGTGAGGTCTTGCGCGGACTGACCGAATCCGGTCACGACGTCCGCGTGGTCCCCACCGAAGCCGCGCTGAACTTCGTCGGCGCGGCCACCTTCGAGGCACTGTCCGGGAACCCGGTGCACACCGGCGTGTTCACCGAAGTGCCCGAGGTCCAGCACGTCCGCGTCGGCAAGGAAGCCGATCTGGTGATCGTCGTGCCCGCCACGGCGAACCTGCTCGCCAAGGCCGCGCACGGCATCGCGGACGACCTGCTGACCAACACCCTGCTCACCGCCCGGTGCCCGGTCGCCTTCTTCCCGGCGATGCACACCGAGATGTGGGAGCACCCGGCCACCCGCGACAACGTGGCGCTGCTGCGCTCGCGCGGTCTGGTCGTCGCCGAACCCGCCGCCGGCAGGCTCACCGGCAAGGACACCGGCAAGGGGCGGCTCGCCGACCCCGCCGAGATCGTCGACCTCGCCCGGCTCCTGCTCGCCGTCCCGAAGGCCCTCCCGCGCGACCTCGAAGGCGTGCGCGTGGCCATTTCGGCGGGCGGCACCCGTGAACCACTGGACCCCGTCCGGTATCTGGGCAACCGTTCGTCGGGCAAGCAGGGCTATGCGCTGGCCAGGGTCGCCGCCCAGCGCGGCGCCGAGGTCACGCTGGTCGCCGCGCACACCGTGGCGCTGCCGGAGCCCGCGGGCGCGAAGGTCGTCCACGTGTCGACGGCCGAGGAGATGCGCCGCGCCATGCACGCCGAGGCCGCCTCCGCCGACGTCCTCGTGATGGCCGCCGCCGTCGCCGATTTCCGGCCATCGAACCAGGCGGACCACAAGATCAAGAAGTCCGACGACACGCCGGACCCCGTGGTCGAACTCGCGCGCAACGCGGACATCCTGGCCGAACTGGTGCGAAACCGGGCAAACGGCCAGGTGGTCGTCGGTTTCGCCGCCGAAACCGGGGACGACAAGGGCTCCGTCCTCGATCACGCCAGGGTCAAACTGAAGCGCAAGGGTGCGGACCTGCTGGTGGTGAACGCCGTCGGCGAGGGGAAGGCCTTCGGGACCGAGGACAACTCGGGCTGGCTGCTCGGGGCCGACGGCACCGAAATCCCGATCCCGCTCGGCGCCAAGGCCGAACTGGCGTCCACATTGTGGGACGCCGTTGTGACCTTGATGAAGCGTTGA
- a CDS encoding primosomal protein N', producing the protein MSSSPEPTPLWDLPEPKAEPARKAKPARAKTASRRGAQNPAPENPVARIVVDIPLTHLDRTFDYRIPEKLHEAAVPGCRVRVRFAGQLVDGYLVERADTTEFTGKLAYIDRVTSSEPVLPPALHTLCRSVADRYGGTLSDVLRLAIPSRHAKVEAEPPAEPARTPEPPETAAWERYQSGPAFLEAVAERRPANAVWQALPGEDWPRRLAEAATVAAAAGRGVVMVVPDHRDLTRLHDACVSLLGADSVVALIAGLGPAERYRRWLAVLRGAVRVVVGTRAAMFAPVADPGLFVVWDDGDDVHLDQHAPYPHVRDVLMDRAHAAKGSMLVAGFARTAEAQFLVESGWAQPLVAARPELRSAAPRVTPVGEDFDVARDEAAKAARLPSVAFEAARQSLAGGFPVLVQVPRRGYVPGLACGNCRTSAHCRRCAGPLSLPGGLIDGSPRPPACRWCGVPETNFHCAACGSVRLRAVVVGSKRTAEELGRAFSGFPVRTSGATEVLASVPGKPALVVCTPGAEPVAEGGYGAALLLDGWALLGRQDLRAGEETLRRWMAAAALVRPGTEGGRVFVGAEAGLSVVQALVRWDPGWHASLELAERRELGFPPAMRMASIEGTPDAVAGLLDDLALPESGEVLGPVPLGEVDEDGNAERERALVRVARPEGKALAAAIHAAAARRDARKAAEPIRIQLDPLELI; encoded by the coding sequence GTGAGCAGCAGTCCCGAACCGACCCCGCTGTGGGACCTTCCGGAGCCGAAGGCCGAGCCGGCGCGGAAGGCCAAACCGGCGCGCGCGAAGACGGCCAGCCGTCGCGGCGCGCAGAACCCCGCGCCCGAGAACCCGGTCGCGCGGATCGTCGTGGACATCCCGCTCACGCATCTCGACCGGACCTTCGACTACCGGATCCCGGAGAAGCTGCACGAAGCCGCCGTGCCCGGTTGCCGGGTCCGCGTCCGGTTCGCGGGCCAGCTCGTCGACGGGTATCTCGTCGAGCGCGCCGACACCACGGAGTTCACCGGGAAGCTCGCGTACATCGACAGGGTGACTTCCAGCGAGCCGGTGCTGCCACCGGCGCTGCACACGCTCTGCCGGTCCGTCGCGGACCGTTATGGCGGCACGCTCAGTGACGTCCTGCGGCTCGCGATCCCGTCCCGCCACGCGAAGGTGGAAGCCGAACCACCCGCCGAACCCGCGCGGACGCCGGAGCCACCCGAAACCGCGGCCTGGGAGAGGTACCAAAGTGGCCCCGCTTTCCTGGAGGCCGTCGCGGAACGGCGTCCGGCCAACGCCGTCTGGCAGGCACTACCGGGTGAGGACTGGCCTCGCCGCCTCGCCGAAGCGGCCACCGTCGCGGCCGCCGCCGGACGCGGCGTCGTCATGGTCGTCCCCGACCACCGCGACCTGACGCGGCTGCACGACGCGTGTGTTTCCTTGCTGGGCGCCGATTCCGTGGTCGCGCTGATCGCCGGGCTGGGGCCCGCCGAGCGCTACCGCCGCTGGCTCGCGGTGCTGCGCGGCGCGGTGCGCGTCGTCGTCGGCACACGCGCGGCGATGTTCGCGCCGGTCGCCGATCCCGGCCTGTTCGTGGTGTGGGACGACGGCGACGACGTCCACCTCGACCAGCACGCGCCGTACCCCCACGTCCGCGACGTGCTGATGGACCGCGCGCATGCCGCGAAGGGATCCATGCTCGTCGCCGGGTTCGCGCGGACCGCCGAGGCGCAGTTCCTGGTGGAATCGGGCTGGGCGCAGCCCCTCGTGGCGGCGCGCCCCGAACTGCGGTCGGCCGCGCCGCGGGTCACGCCGGTCGGTGAGGACTTCGACGTCGCCCGGGATGAAGCAGCGAAGGCCGCGCGCCTCCCATCGGTCGCTTTCGAGGCGGCGCGGCAGTCGCTGGCCGGTGGATTCCCCGTGCTGGTCCAGGTTCCGCGTCGCGGTTACGTCCCGGGGCTCGCTTGCGGCAACTGCCGGACGTCGGCGCATTGCCGTCGTTGCGCCGGTCCGTTGTCCTTGCCCGGTGGGCTGATCGACGGCTCACCGAGGCCGCCCGCGTGCCGGTGGTGCGGCGTCCCCGAGACGAACTTCCATTGCGCCGCTTGCGGTTCGGTGCGGTTGCGGGCGGTCGTCGTCGGCTCCAAGCGGACCGCGGAGGAACTGGGCCGGGCGTTCTCCGGCTTTCCGGTGCGGACCTCGGGCGCGACGGAGGTCTTGGCGTCGGTGCCCGGCAAACCGGCCCTCGTGGTGTGCACGCCGGGAGCCGAGCCGGTCGCGGAAGGCGGCTACGGCGCGGCGCTGCTGCTCGATGGCTGGGCACTGCTCGGACGGCAGGACCTGCGCGCGGGGGAGGAGACCCTGCGCCGCTGGATGGCGGCCGCGGCCCTGGTGCGGCCGGGGACCGAGGGCGGTCGCGTGTTCGTCGGCGCGGAAGCGGGCCTTTCCGTCGTGCAGGCGCTGGTGCGCTGGGATCCGGGCTGGCACGCGAGCCTGGAACTGGCCGAGCGGCGCGAACTCGGCTTCCCGCCCGCGATGCGGATGGCGAGTATCGAGGGCACGCCGGACGCGGTCGCCGGACTGCTCGACGACCTCGCTCTCCCGGAGTCCGGCGAGGTCCTGGGTCCGGTGCCGCTCGGCGAGGTCGACGAGGACGGCAACGCCGAACGGGAGCGGGCACTGGTGCGCGTCGCACGTCCGGAAGGGAAGGCACTCGCCGCCGCGATCCACGCGGCCGCCGCCCGCCGGGACGCGCGCAAGGCCGCCGAACCCATCCGGATCCAGCTGGACCCCTTGGAGCTCATCTAA
- the gmk gene encoding guanylate kinase: MSGTGQGHPVNPGADRGGEPVAGVESRHRLTVVSGPSGVGKSSVAKELRKLDPEIYFSVSVTTRKPRPGEVDGEHYHFIDRAEFDRMVAGGELLEHAEFAGNCYGTPRGPVERVLAEGRNAILEIELQGARQVRKAMPEARLVMLMPPSWDELVGRLTGRGTENEAAVKARLAEAERELAAAGEFDERVVNADVREAAEQLLNLITGDN; this comes from the coding sequence GTGAGCGGCACCGGTCAGGGCCACCCGGTGAACCCGGGCGCTGACCGCGGCGGTGAGCCGGTGGCGGGAGTCGAATCCCGGCACCGGCTCACGGTCGTCTCAGGGCCTTCGGGGGTCGGGAAGTCGAGCGTGGCCAAGGAGCTGCGCAAGCTGGATCCGGAGATCTATTTCAGCGTCTCGGTGACCACCAGGAAGCCGAGGCCGGGTGAGGTGGACGGCGAGCACTACCACTTCATCGACCGGGCCGAGTTCGACCGCATGGTCGCCGGCGGCGAACTGCTGGAACACGCCGAGTTCGCGGGCAACTGCTACGGCACCCCGCGCGGGCCCGTCGAGCGGGTGCTCGCCGAAGGCCGCAACGCGATCCTGGAGATCGAACTCCAGGGCGCCCGGCAGGTCCGCAAGGCGATGCCGGAGGCCCGGCTGGTGATGCTGATGCCGCCGTCGTGGGACGAACTGGTCGGCAGGCTGACCGGCCGCGGCACCGAAAACGAGGCCGCGGTGAAGGCCAGGCTGGCCGAGGCCGAACGCGAACTCGCCGCCGCCGGGGAGTTCGACGAGCGCGTCGTCAACGCCGACGTGCGAGAGGCCGCTGAGCAGTTGCTAAACTTGATAACCGGCGACAACTAG
- the ggt gene encoding gamma-glutamyltransferase: MAAHRSTLGRITAVTAIAALVGTAAPGTAAAAPPTPKSPTAVGYLGAVSSIDADATAIGTKILREGGNAVDAAVATAAALGVTDPFSAGFGGGGFFVYYDARTGKVHTLDGRETAPSTANENLFVENGKAIPFPEAVTSGLSVGVPGTPATWDEALRRWGTRSLAKAVKPAEELARKGFTVDQTFATQIANNAARFSAFPSTRSLYLPGGAPPAVGTTFKNPDLAGTYAQLAAKGTDVLYRGPIGADVVDTVRKPPVDPASTLKVRPGDMTAADLAKYRVVERKPTKTKYRGLDVYGMPAPSSGGLTVGEALNILENTKLSKLEKADYLHYFLESTRYAFADRNRWIGDPAFVDVPAKELISQKFADSRACLIDPAKAGTSPVAPADPRKPTPCVAGTNAAPTPYEGENTTHLTVADRWGNVVAYTLTIEQEGGSGIVVPGRGFLLNNELTDFSFTPVTPGVPDPNLPGPAKRPRSSMAPTIVLDHGKPFLAVGSPGGASIITTVLQILTGRIDRGLKLVDAIAEPRASQRNSTAAQVEQAFLDQTEVLKALKAKGQGFSTTPAEIGAATGVERLRDGRWLAAAEPTRRGGGAAAVVLPWPPR, translated from the coding sequence ATGGCCGCGCACAGAAGCACTCTGGGACGCATCACCGCAGTCACCGCGATCGCCGCACTGGTCGGCACGGCCGCGCCGGGAACCGCGGCCGCGGCACCACCGACACCCAAGTCGCCGACCGCCGTCGGCTATCTGGGCGCGGTGTCGAGTATCGACGCGGACGCGACCGCGATCGGCACGAAGATCCTGCGTGAGGGCGGCAACGCCGTCGACGCCGCCGTCGCGACGGCCGCCGCGCTGGGCGTCACCGACCCGTTCTCCGCCGGCTTCGGCGGTGGCGGCTTCTTCGTCTACTACGACGCGCGCACCGGCAAGGTGCACACTCTCGACGGCCGCGAGACCGCGCCGTCGACGGCGAACGAGAACCTCTTCGTCGAAAACGGCAAGGCGATCCCGTTCCCCGAAGCGGTGACCAGCGGGTTGAGCGTCGGCGTGCCCGGCACACCCGCCACCTGGGACGAAGCCCTGCGCAGGTGGGGGACCAGGTCGCTGGCGAAGGCGGTCAAACCCGCCGAAGAACTCGCCCGCAAGGGTTTCACCGTCGACCAGACCTTCGCCACCCAGATCGCGAACAACGCCGCCCGCTTCTCGGCCTTCCCGTCGACCAGGTCGCTGTACCTGCCCGGCGGCGCGCCGCCCGCGGTCGGCACGACGTTCAAGAACCCGGACCTCGCGGGCACGTACGCCCAGCTCGCCGCCAAGGGCACCGACGTGCTCTACCGAGGCCCGATCGGCGCGGACGTCGTCGACACCGTCCGGAAACCGCCGGTGGACCCCGCGTCGACGCTCAAGGTCCGGCCCGGCGACATGACGGCGGCCGACCTCGCGAAGTACCGCGTCGTCGAGCGGAAGCCGACCAAGACGAAGTACCGCGGCCTCGACGTCTACGGCATGCCCGCGCCGTCGTCCGGCGGGCTGACCGTCGGCGAGGCGCTGAACATCCTCGAGAACACGAAGCTCTCCAAGCTGGAGAAGGCCGACTACCTGCACTACTTCCTGGAGTCGACGCGGTACGCCTTCGCCGACCGCAACCGGTGGATCGGTGACCCGGCCTTCGTCGACGTCCCGGCGAAGGAACTGATCAGCCAGAAGTTCGCCGACAGCCGCGCGTGCCTGATCGACCCCGCGAAGGCCGGGACCAGCCCGGTCGCGCCGGCCGACCCGCGCAAACCCACGCCGTGCGTGGCGGGGACGAACGCCGCGCCGACGCCGTACGAGGGCGAGAACACCACGCACCTCACGGTCGCCGACCGGTGGGGCAACGTCGTGGCGTACACGCTGACCATCGAGCAGGAGGGCGGCAGCGGCATCGTCGTGCCGGGCCGAGGGTTCCTGCTCAACAACGAACTGACCGACTTCTCCTTCACCCCGGTGACGCCGGGCGTGCCCGACCCGAACCTGCCGGGCCCGGCCAAGCGGCCGCGTTCGTCGATGGCGCCGACCATCGTGCTCGATCACGGCAAGCCGTTCCTCGCCGTCGGCTCGCCCGGTGGCGCGTCGATCATCACCACGGTGCTGCAGATCCTCACCGGCCGTATCGACCGCGGCCTGAAGCTCGTCGACGCCATCGCCGAACCGCGCGCTTCGCAGCGGAACTCGACGGCCGCGCAGGTCGAGCAGGCGTTCCTGGACCAGACCGAGGTGCTCAAGGCGCTGAAGGCCAAGGGGCAGGGCTTCTCGACGACGCCCGCCGAGATCGGGGCGGCGACCGGTGTCGAACGGCTGCGGGACGGCCGGTGGCTCGCCGCCGCCGAACCCACGCGCCGGGGTGGCGGCGCGGCGGCCGTCGTGCTGCCCTGGCCACCCAGGTAG
- a CDS encoding RsmB/NOP family class I SAM-dependent RNA methyltransferase gives MNERRERRPSRPDRGRPGQRKEGPSRPPQIDPARQVAFDVLRAVREDDAYANLVLPQLLRTRRISGRDAALATELTYGTCRAVGMLDAVIEACLDRPLAKVDAIVLDGLRLGAYQLLRTRIPQHAAVGSTVDLVRAEVGSWIAGFVNAVLRSVSEKDEETWLNELAPDEAVDPIGAYALRTAHPRWVARSFAEALGDKGPELKAALEADDDRPDVHLVARPGEISADELAAITGGDVAPYSPYGVRMPAGSGDPGDIEPIKEKLAAVQDEGSQLCAVAVTKVPLTGSDERWLDLCAGPGGKAALLGALAAISGATVDAVEKAPHRAKLIENAVQGLPVTVHVADGRETGLEPGYDRVLVDAPCSGLGSLRRRPEARWRRQPSDISDLTKLQGQLITAALDLVRPGGVVTYVVCSPHLAETEGVVGETARRAGAQIVDAREFFPEVPQLGNGPYVQLWPHRHGTDAMFCAVLRKPDSAG, from the coding sequence GTGAACGAGCGTAGGGAACGCCGGCCGTCGAGGCCGGATCGCGGCCGTCCCGGCCAGCGTAAAGAGGGGCCGAGCCGCCCGCCGCAGATCGACCCGGCCCGTCAGGTCGCCTTCGACGTCCTGCGCGCGGTCCGCGAAGACGACGCGTACGCGAACTTGGTGCTGCCGCAGCTGCTGCGCACCCGCCGGATCTCCGGTCGTGACGCGGCGCTGGCCACCGAACTGACCTACGGCACCTGCCGCGCGGTCGGCATGCTGGACGCCGTCATCGAGGCCTGCCTCGACCGGCCGCTCGCCAAGGTGGACGCCATCGTGCTGGACGGGCTGCGGCTCGGCGCGTACCAGCTGCTGCGCACCCGCATCCCCCAGCACGCCGCCGTCGGGTCCACTGTGGACCTCGTCCGCGCCGAAGTCGGTTCCTGGATCGCGGGTTTCGTGAACGCCGTGCTGCGCTCGGTGTCCGAAAAGGACGAAGAGACCTGGCTGAACGAGCTGGCCCCCGACGAGGCCGTCGACCCGATCGGGGCCTACGCCCTGCGGACGGCGCATCCGCGCTGGGTCGCGCGGTCGTTCGCGGAAGCCTTGGGGGACAAGGGGCCTGAGCTGAAGGCGGCCTTGGAGGCCGACGACGACCGCCCCGACGTCCACCTGGTCGCCCGGCCCGGCGAGATCAGCGCCGACGAACTGGCCGCCATCACCGGCGGCGACGTCGCGCCGTACTCGCCTTACGGCGTCCGGATGCCCGCCGGCTCCGGCGACCCCGGTGACATCGAGCCGATCAAGGAAAAGCTGGCCGCCGTGCAGGACGAGGGCAGCCAGCTGTGTGCTGTCGCCGTCACGAAGGTCCCGCTCACCGGCTCCGACGAGCGCTGGCTGGACCTGTGCGCCGGACCGGGTGGCAAGGCCGCGCTGCTCGGCGCGCTGGCGGCGATCAGCGGCGCGACCGTCGACGCCGTCGAGAAGGCGCCGCACCGCGCGAAGCTGATCGAGAACGCCGTCCAGGGGCTGCCGGTGACGGTCCACGTCGCCGACGGCCGCGAGACCGGTCTCGAACCGGGCTACGACCGCGTCCTCGTCGACGCGCCGTGCAGTGGTCTCGGCTCGCTGCGGCGCCGCCCCGAGGCGCGCTGGCGGCGTCAGCCCAGCGACATCTCGGACCTGACGAAACTGCAGGGCCAGCTGATCACCGCGGCGCTGGACCTGGTCCGGCCCGGCGGCGTCGTCACCTACGTCGTCTGCTCGCCGCATCTGGCCGAGACCGAAGGCGTCGTGGGGGAGACCGCGCGCCGCGCCGGTGCCCAGATCGTCGACGCGCGGGAGTTCTTCCCGGAGGTCCCGCAACTCGGCAACGGCCCGTACGTGCAGTTGTGGCCGCACCGCCACGGTACGGACGCGATGTTCTGCGCCGTCCTGCGGAAGCCGGACTCCGCCGGGTGA
- the metK gene encoding methionine adenosyltransferase has translation MSASTSRLFTSESVTEGHPDKICDAISDSILDGLLAKDPRSRVAVETLITTGQVHVAGEVTTEAYADIPTIVRDVILKIGYDSSAKGFDGNSCGVNVAIGSQSPDIAQGVDTAYESRVESDEDEINRQGAGDQGLMFGYACSDTPELMPLPIALAHRLSQRLTRVRKDGVLPYLRPDGKTQVTIEYAGDQPVRLDTVVVSTQHADGIDLEQMLGVDVREHVVAPEIAELGLDTSNVRLLVNPTGRFVIGGPMGDAGLTGRKIIVDTYGGMARHGGGAFSGKDPSKVDRSAAYAMRWVAKNVIAAGLASRAEVQVAYAIGKAAPVGLFVETFGTETVDPSKIQAAIQEVFDLRPAAIIRDLDLLRPIYAPTAAYGHFGRPELDLPWESTARAADLKSAAGA, from the coding sequence GTGAGCGCGTCCACGAGCAGACTGTTCACGTCGGAATCGGTGACCGAAGGTCATCCCGACAAAATTTGCGATGCCATCAGCGACTCGATCCTGGACGGTCTGCTGGCTAAAGACCCGCGCAGCCGGGTCGCGGTCGAAACCCTCATCACCACCGGGCAGGTGCACGTCGCCGGAGAGGTGACCACCGAGGCCTACGCGGACATCCCGACCATCGTCCGCGACGTGATCCTGAAGATCGGCTACGACTCTTCGGCCAAGGGCTTCGACGGCAACTCCTGCGGCGTCAACGTCGCGATCGGCTCCCAGTCGCCGGACATCGCGCAGGGCGTCGACACGGCGTACGAGTCCCGCGTGGAGTCCGACGAGGACGAGATCAACCGTCAGGGCGCGGGCGACCAGGGCCTGATGTTCGGCTACGCCTGCTCGGACACCCCCGAGCTGATGCCGCTGCCGATCGCGCTGGCGCACCGGCTCTCGCAGCGGCTGACCAGGGTCCGCAAGGACGGCGTGCTGCCGTACCTGCGGCCGGACGGCAAGACCCAGGTCACCATCGAGTACGCCGGCGACCAGCCGGTGCGGCTCGACACGGTGGTCGTGTCCACCCAGCACGCCGACGGCATCGACCTCGAGCAGATGCTCGGCGTCGACGTCCGCGAGCACGTGGTCGCCCCGGAGATCGCCGAGCTCGGGCTCGACACCTCCAACGTGCGGCTGCTGGTCAACCCGACCGGCCGTTTCGTCATCGGCGGCCCGATGGGTGACGCGGGCCTGACCGGCCGCAAGATCATCGTCGACACCTACGGCGGCATGGCCCGTCACGGTGGTGGCGCGTTCTCCGGCAAGGACCCCTCCAAGGTGGACCGCTCGGCCGCGTACGCGATGCGCTGGGTGGCGAAGAACGTCATCGCCGCCGGTCTCGCCTCGCGGGCCGAGGTCCAGGTGGCGTACGCGATCGGCAAGGCGGCCCCGGTGGGTCTCTTCGTCGAGACCTTCGGCACCGAGACGGTCGACCCGTCGAAGATCCAGGCCGCCATCCAGGAGGTCTTCGACCTGCGTCCGGCCGCGATCATCCGCGACCTCGACCTGCTTCGCCCGATCTACGCGCCGACGGCCGCGTACGGCCACTTCGGCCGTCCCGAGCTGGATCTCCCGTGGGAGAGCACGGCGCGGGCCGCGGACCTGAAGTCGGCCGCGGGCGCCTGA